One part of the Sebastes fasciatus isolate fSebFas1 chromosome 8, fSebFas1.pri, whole genome shotgun sequence genome encodes these proteins:
- the nsun5 gene encoding 28S rRNA (cytosine-C(5))-methyltransferase isoform X1 translates to MALYIKAAEILEKAELKQGALKTLVYDSKFENIKQLFALVCETQKFSSVLLEIIETSQLLKQTKLGLHLAKVLVYDVLLGQGLKCGGSWKVMMMKHRPRLQAVLARMKVKQKVSKNEDLLPASVQQNIQDQLPRYVRVNTLKISVEDTVDYLKRDGFSYLGQASSLEDLAVRKKHFVMDMHLPELLVFHPKTDFHDHFLYKNGHIILQDKASCLPAYLLNPPPGSHLIDACAAPGNKTSHLAAIVQNKGKLFAFDLDAKRLATMSTLLLRAGVTCQLLANQDFLKVEPDSPQFKDVEYILLDPSCSGSGMVCLRDDASSAEDQEKVEARLASLASFQLRCLNHSLKFPRLKRLVYSTCSVHSQENEEVVTACLQQNPGFRLVNLMSQWPERGLEPLTQCLRASTTKTRTHGFFVALLEKYSEAANKKQEPVVQISEPEVMPLSPSTCQKRPAASEEEPKASEEVAEASEMEDNPTPAAGQAEGTPAAEQAEGTPAAEQAEGTPAAEQAEGTPAAEQADGTPAAGQADGTPAAGQAEGTPAAEQAEGTPAAEQAEGTPAAGQADGTPAAGQADGTPAAGQADGTPAAGQADGTPAAGQAVGTPGKKKRKRKKKKKQPEAMPLRPTICQKRPAASGEESEASETEDNPTPAAGQADGTPVAGQAGGTPGKKKRKRRKKNKPEGTPLSPSTCQKGPAASKTEVNPTPAAGQADGTPAAGQADGTPAAGQAGGTPGKKKKKRKKKKKKKPQATPLCPSTCQMTPLKSEASETQDNPIPAAGQADGAPAAGQADGTPGKKKRKKKKKKKKPEATPLSPSTGLKRPAAPEEEAGASETEDNPTPATGQADGPPAKKKKRKKRKKKTATATPTATPTATITAE, encoded by the exons ATGGCTCTCTACATAAAAGCCGCAGAGATCCTGGAGAAAGCCGAGCTGAAGCAGGGCGCTTTGAAAACTCTGGTTTACGACAGCAAATTTGAGAACATCAAGCAGCTGTTTGCTCTGGTTTGTGAGACCCAGAAGTTCTCCTCCGTCCTCTTGGAGATCATCGAGACCAGCCAGCTGCTCAAGCAGACCAAGCTGGGGCTCCACCTGGCCAAGGTGCTGGTGTACGACGTGCTGCTGGGCCAGGGGCTAAAGTGTGGCGGCTCCTGGAAGGTCATGATGATGAAGCATCGGCCCAGACTGCAGGCGGTGCTGGCCCGCATGAAGGTGAAGCAGAAGGTCAGCAAGAATGAGGACCTGCTCCCAGCCAGCGTCCAGCAGAACATCCAGGACCAGCTGCCCAG gtATGTGCGTGTGAACACCCTGAAGATCAGCGTGGAGGATACCGTAGACTATCTGAAGAGGGATGGCTTCTCCTACCTGGGACAGGCCTCCAGCCTGGAGGACTTAGCCGTGAGAAAGAAACACTTTGTGATGGACATGCATCTGCCAGAGCTGCTGGTCTTCCATCCAAAGACTGACTTCCATGACCATTTCCTGTACAAGAACGGCCACATCATTCTGCAGGACAAAGCCAGCTGCCTCCCCGCCTACCTCCTCAACCCCCCACCTGGCAGCCATCTCATCGATGCCTGCGCAGCCCCCGGCAACAAAACCAGCCACCTGGCAGCCATCGTGCAGAACAAGGGCAAACTGTTTGCCTTTGATTTGGATGCCAAGCGTCTGGCCACCATGTCGACTCTCCTGCTGCGAGCCGGGGTCACCTGTCAGCTGCTGGCCAACCAGGACTTCCTGAAGGTGGAACCTGACAGCCCGCAGTTTAAAGATGTTGAGTACATCCTGCTGGATCCATCCTGCAGCGGATCAG GTATGGTGTGTCTCCGGGACGATGCGTCCTCTGCTGAGGACCAGGAGAAGGTTGAGGCTCGTCTGGCCTCCTTGGCCTCCTTTCAGCTGCGCTGCCTGAACCACAGCCTCAAGTTCCCTCGCCTGAAGCGCCTGGTCTACTCCACCTGCTCCGTCCACAGCCAGGAGAACGAGGAGGTGGTAACGGCCTGTCTGCAGCAGAACCCCGGCTTCAG GTTGGTTAATCTGATGTCTCAGTGGCCTGAACGAGGCCTGGAGCCGCTCACTCAGTGTCTGCGTGCCAGCACCACCAAGACACGCACGCACGGCTTCTTCGTGGCTCTGCTGGAGAAATACAGTGAGGCTGCGAATAAGAAGCAGGAGCCAGTGGTTCAGATAAG CGAGCCGGAGGTGATGCCACTCAGCCCGTCCACCTGCCAGAAGAGACCTGCTGCTTCAGAAGAAGAGCCTAAAGCTTCAGAAGAAGTAGCTGAAGCTTCAGAGATGGAGGACAACCCAACACCTGCAGCAGGACAGGCTGAGGGGACACCTGCAGCAGAACAGGCTGAGGGGACACCTGCAGCAGAACAGGCTGAGGGGACACCTGCAGCAGAACAGGCTGAGGGGACACCTGCAGCAGAACAGGCCGACGGGACACCTGCAGCAGGACAGGCCGACGGGACACCTGCAGCAGGACAGGCTGAGGGGACACCTGCAGCAGAACAGGCTGAGGGGACACCTGCAGCAGAACAGGCCGAGGGGACACCTGCAGCAGGACAGGCCGACGGGACACCTGCAGCAGGACAGGCCGACGGGACACCTGCAGCAGGACAGGCCGACGGGACACCTGCAGCAGGACAGGCCGACGGGACACCTGCAGCAGGACAGGCTGTGGGCACACCTggcaagaagaagaggaagaggaagaagaagaagaagcagccgGAGGCCATGCCACTCCGCCCGACCATCTGCCAGAAGAGACCTGCAGCTTCAGGAGAAGAGTCTGAAGCTTCAGAGACGGAGGACAACCCTACACCTGCAGCAGGACAGGCCGACGGCACACCTGTAGCAGGACAGGCTGGTGGTACACCTggcaagaagaagaggaagaggaggaagaagaataaGCCGGAGGGAACACCACTCAGCCCGTCCACCTGCCAGAAGGGACCTGCAGCTTCAAAGACAGAGGTCAACCCGACACCTGCAGCAGGACAGGCTGACGGGACACCTGCAGCAGGACAGGCTGACGGGACACCTGCAGCAGGACAGGCTGGTGGCACACCtggcaagaagaagaagaagaggaagaagaagaagaagaagaagccgcAGGCGACACCTCTCTGCCCATCCACCTGCCAGATGACACCTCTGAAGTCTGAAGCTTCAGAGACGCAGGACAACCCGATACCTGCAGCAGGACAGGCTGACGGCGCAC CTGCAGCAGGACAGGCTGACGGTACACCTggcaagaagaagaggaagaagaagaagaagaagaagaagccagaGGCGACGCCACTCAGCCCGTCCACCGGCCTGAAGAGACCTGCAGCTCCAGAAGAAGAGGCTGGAGCTTCAGAGACGGAGGACAACCCGACACCTGCAACAGGACAAGCTGACGGCCCACCtgctaagaagaagaagaggaagaagaggaagaagaagacagcaACAGCGACGCCAACAGCGACGCCAACAGCAACAATAACAGCGGAGTGA
- the LOC141773084 gene encoding uncharacterized protein LOC141773084 has translation MSAVPRVRLSGGLEVCRVLNGMWQVSGAHGAVDNDKAVQAMQAYVDAGLTTFDMADIYGPAEEIFGQFNSQRKLSGNDIPALQSLTKYVPRPGPMDRKVVEKALRRSMSHMQVDSLDCVQFHWWDYRDKRYLEALGHLSDLQQEGLIRELALTNFDTQRMEEITNRGIRISSNQVQYSLIDQRPAAKMEQFCLANNVQLLTYGTLAGGLLSERYLGKTEPNTRAELNTASLSKYKNMIDSWGGWSLFQDLLVALETAARRHDCSVASVATRYVLDRPAVGGVIVGCRLGVAGAGQHISDSLRSCSPDLKLTAEDLAAIEAVTGRSRDLTALIGDCGDEYRS, from the exons ATGTCGGCGGTGCCCAGAGTCAGActgtctggaggtctggaggtctgcAGGGTGCTGAACGGGATGTGGCAGGTGTCCGGGGCTCATGGAGCCGTGGATAACGACAAAGCAG TTCAGGCCATGCAGGCCTACGTAGACGCTGGTCTGACCACATTTGATATGGCAGATATCTACGGGCCTGCAGAGGAAATATTTGGACAGTTCAACagccag CGCAAATTGTCCGGGAATGACATCCCAGCTCTGCAGAGTCTGACCAAATACGTGCCCAGACCAGGACCGATGGACCGCAAG gtggtGGAGAAGGCGCTGCGGCGCTCCATGAGCCATATGCAGGTGGACAGTCTGGACTGTGTTCAGTTCCACTGGTGGGACTACAGAGACAAAAGATACCTGGAGGCTCTGGGACACCTGTCCGACCTGCAGCAGGAGGGACTCATAC gaGAGCTCGCCCTCACTAACTTCGACACACAGAGGATGGAGGAGATCACCAACAGAGGCATCCGCATCTCAAGCAACCAG GTTCAGTACTCGTTGATTGACCAGCGACCTGCAGCCAAGATGGAGCAGTTCTGTCTGGCTAACAACGTCCAGCTCCTCACGTACGGCACTCTGG CTGGCGGTCTACTGTCAGAGCGCTATCTTGGGAAGACGGAGCCTAATACCAGGGCAGAGCTCAACACCGCCTCCCTCTCCAAGTACAAGAACATGATCGACTCGTGGGGTGGCTGGAGCCTTTTCCAGGACCTCCTCGTTGCCTTGGAGACCGCTGCCAGGAGACACGACTGCTCGGTGGCCAGCGTGGCAACACGTTACGTGCTGGATCGCCCCGCGGTGGGTGGGGTCATCGTGGGTTGTCGGCTAGGCGTCGCAGGGGCGGGGCAGCACATCAGTGACAGTCTGCGTAGCTGCAGCCCTGACCTGAAGCTGACGGCGGAAGATCTCGCCGCCATCGAAGCAGTGACAGGACGCAGCAGGGACCTCACTGCGCTCATCGGGGACTGCGGGGATGAGTACAGGAGTTAA
- the nsun5 gene encoding 28S rRNA (cytosine-C(5))-methyltransferase isoform X2 — MALYIKAAEILEKAELKQGALKTLVYDSKFENIKQLFALVCETQKFSSVLLEIIETSQLLKQTKLGLHLAKVLVYDVLLGQGLKCGGSWKVMMMKHRPRLQAVLARMKVKQKVSKNEDLLPASVQQNIQDQLPRYVRVNTLKISVEDTVDYLKRDGFSYLGQASSLEDLAVRKKHFVMDMHLPELLVFHPKTDFHDHFLYKNGHIILQDKASCLPAYLLNPPPGSHLIDACAAPGNKTSHLAAIVQNKGKLFAFDLDAKRLATMSTLLLRAGVTCQLLANQDFLKVEPDSPQFKDVEYILLDPSCSGSGMVCLRDDASSAEDQEKVEARLASLASFQLRCLNHSLKFPRLKRLVYSTCSVHSQENEEVVTACLQQNPGFRLVNLMSQWPERGLEPLTQCLRASTTKTRTHGFFVALLEKYSEAANKKQEPVVQISEPEVMPLSPSTCQKRPAASEEEPAASKTEVNPTPAAGQADGTPAAGQADGTPAAGQAGGTPGKKKKKRKKKKKKKPQATPLCPSTCQMTPLKSEASETQDNPIPAAGQADGAPAAGQADGTPGKKKRKKKKKKKKPEATPLSPSTGLKRPAAPEEEAGASETEDNPTPATGQADGPPAKKKKRKKRKKKTATATPTATPTATITAE, encoded by the exons ATGGCTCTCTACATAAAAGCCGCAGAGATCCTGGAGAAAGCCGAGCTGAAGCAGGGCGCTTTGAAAACTCTGGTTTACGACAGCAAATTTGAGAACATCAAGCAGCTGTTTGCTCTGGTTTGTGAGACCCAGAAGTTCTCCTCCGTCCTCTTGGAGATCATCGAGACCAGCCAGCTGCTCAAGCAGACCAAGCTGGGGCTCCACCTGGCCAAGGTGCTGGTGTACGACGTGCTGCTGGGCCAGGGGCTAAAGTGTGGCGGCTCCTGGAAGGTCATGATGATGAAGCATCGGCCCAGACTGCAGGCGGTGCTGGCCCGCATGAAGGTGAAGCAGAAGGTCAGCAAGAATGAGGACCTGCTCCCAGCCAGCGTCCAGCAGAACATCCAGGACCAGCTGCCCAG gtATGTGCGTGTGAACACCCTGAAGATCAGCGTGGAGGATACCGTAGACTATCTGAAGAGGGATGGCTTCTCCTACCTGGGACAGGCCTCCAGCCTGGAGGACTTAGCCGTGAGAAAGAAACACTTTGTGATGGACATGCATCTGCCAGAGCTGCTGGTCTTCCATCCAAAGACTGACTTCCATGACCATTTCCTGTACAAGAACGGCCACATCATTCTGCAGGACAAAGCCAGCTGCCTCCCCGCCTACCTCCTCAACCCCCCACCTGGCAGCCATCTCATCGATGCCTGCGCAGCCCCCGGCAACAAAACCAGCCACCTGGCAGCCATCGTGCAGAACAAGGGCAAACTGTTTGCCTTTGATTTGGATGCCAAGCGTCTGGCCACCATGTCGACTCTCCTGCTGCGAGCCGGGGTCACCTGTCAGCTGCTGGCCAACCAGGACTTCCTGAAGGTGGAACCTGACAGCCCGCAGTTTAAAGATGTTGAGTACATCCTGCTGGATCCATCCTGCAGCGGATCAG GTATGGTGTGTCTCCGGGACGATGCGTCCTCTGCTGAGGACCAGGAGAAGGTTGAGGCTCGTCTGGCCTCCTTGGCCTCCTTTCAGCTGCGCTGCCTGAACCACAGCCTCAAGTTCCCTCGCCTGAAGCGCCTGGTCTACTCCACCTGCTCCGTCCACAGCCAGGAGAACGAGGAGGTGGTAACGGCCTGTCTGCAGCAGAACCCCGGCTTCAG GTTGGTTAATCTGATGTCTCAGTGGCCTGAACGAGGCCTGGAGCCGCTCACTCAGTGTCTGCGTGCCAGCACCACCAAGACACGCACGCACGGCTTCTTCGTGGCTCTGCTGGAGAAATACAGTGAGGCTGCGAATAAGAAGCAGGAGCCAGTGGTTCAGATAAG CGAGCCGGAGGTGATGCCACTCAGCCCGTCCACCTGCCAGAAGAGACCTGCTGCTTCAGAAGAAGAGC CTGCAGCTTCAAAGACAGAGGTCAACCCGACACCTGCAGCAGGACAGGCTGACGGGACACCTGCAGCAGGACAGGCTGACGGGACACCTGCAGCAGGACAGGCTGGTGGCACACCtggcaagaagaagaagaagaggaagaagaagaagaagaagaagccgcAGGCGACACCTCTCTGCCCATCCACCTGCCAGATGACACCTCTGAAGTCTGAAGCTTCAGAGACGCAGGACAACCCGATACCTGCAGCAGGACAGGCTGACGGCGCAC CTGCAGCAGGACAGGCTGACGGTACACCTggcaagaagaagaggaagaagaagaagaagaagaagaagccagaGGCGACGCCACTCAGCCCGTCCACCGGCCTGAAGAGACCTGCAGCTCCAGAAGAAGAGGCTGGAGCTTCAGAGACGGAGGACAACCCGACACCTGCAACAGGACAAGCTGACGGCCCACCtgctaagaagaagaagaggaagaagaggaagaagaagacagcaACAGCGACGCCAACAGCGACGCCAACAGCAACAATAACAGCGGAGTGA
- the LOC141773082 gene encoding transketolase-like, with protein sequence MEDYHKPDQQTVQALRNIAIRLRINSIKATTAAGSGHPTSCCSVAEIMSVLFFHTMKYRPEDPRNVNNDRFILSKGHAAPVLYAVWAETGYLKENELLNLRKVDSILEGHPVPKQQFVDVATGSLGQGLGAACGMAYTGKYFDKASYRVFCLLGDGEMSEGSVWEAMAFASYYQLDNLVAILDINRLGQSDPAPLQHHVEKYQRRCEAFGWQSIIVDGHSVEELCKVLSQPRHQPLAIIAKTIKGKGIPAAEDKMGWHGKPLPKDMADSVIKEMQGRVVSCTKRLYPAQPNDDASSVSIRNIRMPSAPSYKSGEKIATRKAYGVALAKLGRYNDQVVALDGDTKNSTFSELFKNEHPNRYVECYIAEQNMVSVAIGCAVRDRTVVFASTFATFFSRAYDQLRMAAISESNINLCGSHCGVSIGEDGPSQMGLEDLAMFRAIPTATVFYPSDGVSTEKAVELAANTKGLCFIRTSRPENNIIYNCNEDFHVGQAKVVYKTNDDHVTVIGAGVTLHETLAAAELLKKERINIRVIDPFTIKPLDSKTIIDNARATRGRIITVEDHYYEGGLGEAVCSAVVNETGFTVHRLAVSQVPRSGKPAELLRIFGIDRDAISQAVRKVLSNSSNAK encoded by the exons ATGGAGGACTACCATAAACCGGACCAGCAGACGGTGCAGGCGCTCAGGAACATCGCCATCCGGCTGCGGATCAACTCCATCAAGGCGACGACTGCAGCTGGCAGCGG TCATCCCACATCATGTTGCAGCGTGGCAGAGATCATGTCTGTGCTGTTCTTTCATACCATGAAGTACCGACCTGAAGACCCCCGTAATGTCAACAACGACCGCTTCATCCTCTCTAAG GGCCATGCAGCCCCCGTGCTGTACGCCGTGTGGGCGGAGACGGGCTACCTGAAGGAGAACGAGCTCCTCAACCTCCGCAAGGTCGACTCCATCCTGGAGGGACACCCTGTGCCG AAGCAGCAGTTTGTGGATGTGGCCACTGGATCTCTGGGTCAGGGGCTGGGAGCTGCCTGTGGAATGGCCTACACTGGAAAATACTTTGACAAggccag CTATCGGGTGTTCTGCCTGCTGGGTGATGGAGAGATGTCCGAGGGCTCGGTGTGGGAGGCCATGGCCTTCGCCTCGTACTACCAGCTAGACAACCTGGTGGCAATTTTGGACATCAACCGTCTGGGTCAGAGCGACCCGGCTCCACTCCAGCACCATGTGGAGAAGTACCAGCGACGCTGTGAGGCCTTTGG CTGGCAGTCCATCATTGTGGACGGCCACAGTGTGGAGGAGCTGTGTAAGGTGCTGAGTCAGCCCCGCCACCAGCCACTTGCCATCATCGCCAAGACTATCAAGGGCAAGGGCATCCCAG cggCGGAGGATAAGATGGGCTGGCACGGTAAACCCCTGCCCAAAGACATGGCCGACAGCGTGATCAAGGAGATGCAGGGCCGCGTCGTCAGCTGCACTAAGCGCCTGTATCCTGCTCAGCCCAACGACGACGCATCGTCTGTCAGCATCCGCAACATCCGCATGCCGAGTGCACCCAGCTACAAATCTGGAGAGAAG ATTGCTACGAGGAAGGCGTACGGCGTGGCTCTGGCCAAGCTGGGCCGTTACAACGACCAAGTGGTGGCTCTGGATGGAGACACCAAGAACTCCACCTTCTCCGAGCTCTTCAAGAACGAACACCCCAACCGCTACGTGGAGTGCTACATCGCAGAGCAGAACATG GTGAGCGTGGCGATTGGTTGTGCCGTGCGGGACCGTACCGTGGTATTTGCCAGCACCTTCGCCACCTTCTTCTCTCGGGCTTACGACCAGCTCCGCATGGCCGCCATCTCTGAGAGCAACATCAACCTCTGCGGCTCCCACTGTGGTGTCTCTATTG GTGAGGACGGGCCCTCTCAGATGGGTCTGGAGGATCTGGCCATGTTTAGAGCCATTCCCACGGCAACCGTCTTCTACCCTAGCGACGGCGTCTCCACTGAGAAAGCTGTGGAGCTCGCCGCCAACACAAAG GGTTTGTGTTTCATCCGAACGAGCCGCCCAGAGAACAACATCATCTACAACTGTAATGAGGACTTCCATGTTGGCCAGGCTAAG GTGGTGTATAAAACCAATGACGACCATGTGACTGTGATTGGAGCAGGAGTGACCCTCCACGAGACTCTGGCTGCTGCTGAACTGCTGAAGAAAg aAAGAATTAACATCCGTGTGATCGACCCGTTCACCATCAAACCCCTGGACTCCAAGACCATCATCGACAACGCCAGGGCCACCAGAGGACGCATCATCACAGTGGAGGACCACTACTATGAAG GTGGTCTCGGTGAGGCAGTGTGCTCGGCGGTAGTGAACGAGACCGGCTTCACTGTCCACCGCCTGGCCGTTTCCCAGGTGCCCCGCAGCGGCAAGCCCGCCGAGCTGCTCCGAATCTTTGGCATCGACCGCGACGCCATCTCTCAGGCAGTCCGTAAGGTGCTCAGCAACTCCTCCAATGCCAAGTAA